The Ictidomys tridecemlineatus isolate mIctTri1 chromosome 6, mIctTri1.hap1, whole genome shotgun sequence genome includes a region encoding these proteins:
- the LOC144365067 gene encoding taste receptor type 2 member 14-like, which produces MGFVIQSILTVILTVELIIGNLGNGFIAVVNCMDWIRRRKISSVEQILIALAISRIGVLWFALLSWWISVIYPALSVPGKIFRIVYIFLRVCNHFGAWFATCLGIFYFLKIANFSNSVFLYLKQRVKKVVSVTLLVSLVFLLINLALMNTYIDVWIDGSKRNTSYNSSSRNYVPFYKVVLFTNSMFMFVPFSVSLATFILLIISLRKHLKKMQHNAKGSRDPSTTAHVKALQSVIAFLLLYATFFLSFLLQIWITDLMEKSPIILFFWVTKIAFPAGHSYVLILGNCKLRQAFLSVLCWLRCRSKDVRPESSS; this is translated from the coding sequence ATGGGTTTTGTCATACAGAGTATACTTACAGTCATTTTAACTGTGGAATTAATTATTGGAAATTTAGGAAATGGATTCATAGCAGTGGTGAACTGCATGGACTGGATCAGAAGAAGAAAGATCTCTTCAGTTGAGCAAATCCTCATTGCTCTGGCAATTTCGAGAATTGGTGTGCTCTGGTTTGCATTGCTAAGTTGGTGGATATCTGTGATTTACCCAGCTTTATCAGTGCCTGGGAAAATATTTAGGattgtttatatattcttgagagtatgcAATCATTTTGGTGCCTGGTTTGCTACATGCCtaggtatcttttattttttgaagatagCCAATTTTTCTAACTCTGTTTTTCTTTACCTAAAGCAGAGAGTTAAAAAGGTAGTTTCAGTAACATTGCTTGTGTCCCTGGTCTTCTTGCTTATAAATTTGGCACTGATGAACACATATATTGATGTCTGGATTGATGGATCTAAAAGAAACACATCTTATAACTCCAGTTCAAGGAATTATGTACCATTTTACAAAGTTGTTTTATTCACCAATTCTATGTTCATGTTTGTACCCTTCTCTGTGTCCCTGGCAACATTTATTCTGCTAATCATCTCCTTGAGGAAACATCTGAAGAAGATGCAGCACAATGCCAAAGGGTCCAGAGATCCCAGCACCACGGCCCACGTGAAAGCCTTGCAATCTGTGATCGCCTTCCTGCTACTGTatgccactttctttctttcatttcttctacaAATTTGGATTACCGATTTGATGGAGAAAAGTCCAATCATCTTGTTTTTCTGGGTGACTAAAATTGCTTTTCCTGCAGGCCACTCCTATGTTCTGATTCTTGGCAATTGTAAGCTGAGACAGGCCTTTCTTTCAGTGCTGTGTTGGCTGAGGTGCAGGTCCAAAGATGTCAGACCTGAATCAAGTTCATAG